One Thiohalomonas denitrificans DNA segment encodes these proteins:
- a CDS encoding lytic transglycosylase produces the protein MPKPIKQSFLRVLSLSWLPLTLSGCLLQQALTETAEPETREPVTTSTSGSGQPTPVAPEPVHVSLESTTQAAESLPEPAGPPENLWDRLRSGYRLPAIEHAHIDADINWYASHQSYLDRVAERAEPYLHMVVESIEERDMPTEIALLPVVESAFQPFAYSHGRAAGLWQFVPATGHRFGLQQNWWYDGRRDVAEATRAALDYLEFLHQKFDGDWLLALAAYNSGEGTVGKAIRRNRQQGKPIDFFSLNLPDETRGYVPRLLAISRVVADPERHGVTLKPISNTPYLARVDVGSQIDLDLVAELAELPIEDVYRYNPGFNRWATAPDGPHKLLLPLEKSESFLAKLKDYPANERLTWTRHRIRSGENLGKIAQHYKTTVNLIQQVNDLNSHTIRAGQSLVIPVARKDLDRYNLSADQRLAKLQDKDREGKKIKHHVQNGDTLWDIARSYGVSVRTLAKWNGMAPRDLLRPGQTLTLWTRNQQQQASNANPVNFAHPFEKSTRQRIGYTVRSGDSLSRISQRFRVSVDNLKRWNNLQGKKYLQPGQSLTLYVDVTKQADSI, from the coding sequence ATGCCAAAGCCTATCAAACAATCTTTCCTGCGTGTCCTGTCTCTCTCCTGGCTTCCCCTTACCCTTTCGGGTTGCCTTCTCCAGCAGGCGCTTACGGAAACAGCGGAACCGGAAACTCGTGAACCGGTAACAACTTCAACGTCCGGGTCCGGGCAGCCCACGCCCGTAGCGCCCGAACCGGTACACGTAAGCCTGGAATCGACGACACAAGCCGCTGAATCACTTCCAGAGCCGGCTGGACCTCCGGAAAATCTCTGGGATCGCCTGCGCAGCGGTTATCGGCTCCCCGCAATCGAACACGCCCATATCGATGCGGACATCAACTGGTATGCCAGCCACCAGAGCTACCTGGATCGGGTAGCCGAACGGGCCGAGCCCTACCTTCACATGGTGGTCGAGTCCATCGAGGAGAGGGACATGCCCACGGAAATCGCCTTACTGCCGGTGGTGGAGAGTGCATTCCAGCCATTCGCCTACTCCCATGGCCGGGCAGCAGGACTGTGGCAGTTTGTCCCGGCTACCGGGCATCGCTTCGGCCTGCAACAGAATTGGTGGTATGACGGGCGCCGTGATGTGGCAGAGGCCACCCGCGCCGCACTGGACTACCTGGAATTCCTCCACCAGAAGTTCGATGGCGACTGGCTATTGGCCCTGGCGGCTTACAATTCCGGTGAAGGCACGGTGGGGAAAGCCATTCGCCGCAACAGGCAGCAAGGCAAACCGATCGATTTCTTTTCTCTGAACCTGCCCGATGAGACCCGGGGCTACGTACCGCGGCTTTTGGCGATCAGTCGTGTTGTAGCGGATCCGGAACGGCACGGCGTAACGCTGAAGCCCATTTCCAATACCCCCTATCTCGCCCGAGTGGATGTCGGTTCCCAAATCGACCTGGACCTGGTGGCAGAGCTGGCTGAGCTTCCCATCGAAGACGTCTATCGCTACAACCCTGGATTCAACCGCTGGGCAACTGCCCCCGACGGCCCTCACAAATTGCTGCTACCTTTGGAAAAATCTGAAAGTTTCCTGGCAAAGCTGAAGGATTACCCCGCCAACGAGCGACTCACCTGGACTCGCCACCGGATACGCTCTGGCGAAAATCTCGGCAAAATCGCCCAGCACTACAAAACCACCGTGAACCTGATACAACAGGTCAATGACCTCAACAGCCACACCATTCGCGCAGGCCAGTCCCTGGTTATTCCCGTTGCCCGGAAGGACCTCGATCGCTACAACCTGAGTGCCGACCAGCGCCTGGCAAAACTTCAGGACAAGGATCGGGAAGGGAAGAAGATCAAGCACCACGTTCAAAATGGCGATACGCTGTGGGACATCGCGCGCAGTTACGGAGTGAGCGTGCGTACCCTTGCCAAATGGAACGGTATGGCACCGCGAGATCTATTGCGTCCCGGCCAAACCCTGACGCTCTGGACCCGGAACCAGCAACAGCAGGCGTCCAACGCCAACCCGGTCAATTTCGCCCATCCCTTTGAAAAGAGCACCCGTCAGCGTATTGGTTATACCGTGCGCAGCGGCGATTCACTCTCTCGTATTTCCCAACGTTTTCGCGTGAGCGTGGATAACCTGAAACGCTGGAATAACCTGCAGGGAAAGAAATACCTCCAGCCGGGACAGAGCCTCACGCTGTATGTGGACGTTACCAAGCAGGCGGACAGTATCTAG